The genomic region GTTGCGGCGTGGTCCGCCGAAGGTGAGGTTGGCAACGGTTTGCGGCACCTTGATCTTGCCGAACAAGACACCCTCTGGCGAGAAGCAATGCACACCGTCCGCAGCACTCGACCAAAGGTTGCCCTGGTTATCGAACCGGATGCCATCCGGTATGCCTGCATCGATGTGGCAGAACACCTTCGGGTTCGCAAGGCTGCGGCCGTCGACGACGTCGAAGACCCGGATGTGGCGTGGCGCTGACGGCTCGTGGCTGGCCCCGCTATCGGCAATGTAGAGCTTTGTCTCATCCGGCGAAAAGGCGAGCCCATTTGGCTGCAGGAAGTCGCTGACCACAGCGGTGAGATCGCCGGTTTCGGGATCCAGCCGAAAGACGTTGCGCTGGCCCTGCTCTGGATCGGACTTGTAGCCCTCGTAGTCCGACAGGATCCCGTAGGTCGGGTCGGTGAACCAGATCGTCCCGTCCGAGCGGACGATCACATCGTTGGGGGAGTTCAGGCGTCTGCCTTCGAAGCTGTGGGCAAGAACAGTGATGCTGCCATCCACCTCCGTGCGAGTGACGCGGCGTGTGCCGTGCTCGCAGGAGATCAGCCGGCCCTCTCGGTCGCGCGTATTTCCGTTGCTGAAGTTCGAAGCGTGACGGAAAACCGAGACGCCGCCATCCGGCACCCAGCGCATCATCTTCTGGTTCGGAATATCGCTCCACAGAAGATGTTGCGCATCGTCGAACCAGACCGGGCCTTCCGCCCAGCGGCAACCACTGTAGAGCTCTTCCAGCCGGGCACTGCCGACAAACAGCGCCGTAAAGCGTGGGTCGTGAACTTCGAATGGGGATGCGTCGGTCATGAGGATATTCCGCGTTCAGTGATTTCGAAGACTGCGTCCACCGGCGACGACGATGACGCCGATGATGATGAGACCGGTCATGACGAGGCGGATGCCCGCGCCAAAGCCGTAGGTGTTGAGCATGGAGACGACGAGGAACATGAACAGCGACGCGCCCCATATGCCGGCGACATTGCTGTCCCCACCGGCAACCGCCGTGCCGCCGATGACGACGACGGCAATCGACATCAAAAGATATTCCTGGCCCATGTTGAGCGCGGCACCGCCGGAGAAGCTCGCCAGCAGATAGCCGCAGACGGCGGCGAGCACGGCACAGAGCACGTAGGTTGTCAGCCGGACGCCATCGACCGGTATGCCGGCCATGCGCGCAGCATTGATGCTCTGGCCGATTGCGGCGGCCCAGCGCCCATAGACGGTTCTTTGCAGCAGCACATAAGCGAGGAGCGATAGAACGAGCGCCAGGAGCGCGACGTTCGGCAGGCCCAGCGTCGTTCCTGTCGAAAAGCTTGCCAGCGCCTCCGGCGGTTTGATCCGCAGGCCGCGGTTCGTCCAGATGGCGGTCGACTGCACGATGAAGCTCATTGACAGGGTGGCGATGATTGGCGGGATCCTTAGGAGCTTGATCAGCGCGTAATTGCCGAGCCCCACTGCTAGGCCGACGGCGACAGCCACCAGCAGGCCCATGGCGATCAGCGCGTTTTCGCCCGCCATGAATTTCAGCGCGACTGTGCCCGACAGCGTCATCGTTGCGGGCACGCACAGATCGATATTGCCCGGGCCGAGGGTGATGACGAACATCTGACCGACGCCGACCACGATCGAGAACGCGGCGAAGGTCAGCGCTGCCTGGCTGAGACCCAATGTGCTGGCGCCGCCGGTAAACAGGATGGTGACGAACCAGACGACGAAGGCAGCGACGAAGGACCAGATCCATGGCTTGCGCATGAGCGAGGTGAGGATTGTCATGCGCGCTTCTCCCTTTTTTCCATGCGGTTGAGCAGCAGTCGCAGCCCGAGCACGACGATAAGGATCGCCCCCTGCGCGCCGATCTGCCAATCCGACGAAATGCGCAGGAACGACAGGAACGAGCCCGCAAGTGTCAAGGTCAGCGCGCCGATGACTGCACCGATGGGCGAAACGCGGCCGCCGACGAACTCGCCGCCGCCGAGAATGACACCGGCAATCGACAACAGCGTGTAGCGCAACGCAATGTTGGCATCGGCCGACGTCGTCAGGCCGACAAGGGCAATTCCGGCCAGAATGGCGAAAAAGGCGGCCAGCGCATAGGTCGCTGCCCTTGCCGCTAGGATCGACCAGCCGGCGCGCTCGACAGAACGTGCGTTGCCGCCGACGCCGCGCAGGATGACGCCGAACGAGGAGCGCATAATGAGGAAATGCGAGAACAGCGCGATGATGACGCTGGCGACGATGGCCATCGGCACCAGCGGCGGCTTTGACGTCATAACCGCCCTCGCCCAGTCCGGCGCATGCCCTCCCGGTGCCGGCAGCAGCAGGATGGCCAGTCCGCTCCAGACGAAGCTCATGCCGAGCGTGACGACGATGGATGGCAGGTCGCGGATGTGGATGAGCACGCCGAGACCGGCATAGACAGCGACGGCGGCCAGCAGAATGGCGATGCCCAGTGCCGGATCGGATTGCAGGAAGGTCGCCGTGACGCAGGCGATGAAGCTGACGAACGAGCCCATGGAGAGATCGAGATCGTTGACGGTCATGACCAGCATCTGGGCGATTGTCGCGAGTGCAATCGGAACCGCCAGATTGAACAGCAGGTTCAGGCCGATGTAGCTCATCGCACGTGGCTGCAGATAGAAGACTGAAATGAGCAGGATTGTCAGCGACAGGGCGGGAATGACGAGGCGGATGGTATCCGAAGACAGGCGAAGCTTCATGCCGCCACTCCCGTGAAGGACGCTGACAGAATGTTTTCCTCGGTCACTTCGGGGCCGACGAGTTCGCGGACGATGACGCCTTCGTTAAAAACGAAAACGCGGTCGCAAAGACTGACCTCTTCCATCTCCGTCGAATACCACACGAAGGTCCGTCCCTTGGCCGCTTCAGCCCTGATGATGGCGTAGACTTCCTGCTTGGTGCCGACATCGACACCGCGCATCGGATCGTCCATGAGCACGACGGGCGCAGTCGTTGCCAGCGCGCGGGCGAAAAGCACCTTCTGCTGGTTGCCGCCTGAGAGCGACAGAATGCGATTGTCCATGTCCTTGGTGCGGATCTCGATCCTTTCCTTCCACGACATGCCGAGCGTCTCTTCCTTAGCGTCTCGCAGCATTCCGCCCGGAGACAGGTCGTTGAGATTGGCAATGGTGAGGTTCTTCAGAATGCTCCATAGCGGAAAGACACCGTTGAGAGCGCGGTCGCCGGCAACGAAGGTCACCTCGGCATCGCGCCGCCGCATCCAGTTGCCGGTGCGCGCCAGATAAAGCTCGAGGAGGATATCCGTCTGTCCATGGCCCCCGAGCCCTGCCAGTCCGACGAGTTCGCCCGGGAACGCGCTGAACGGCAATCCCTTGCCTTTGCGTGGGGGAGCTGACAGCAGAGGCGGGGCTTGGTGTGCCCGGGCGCGCGCCGGCGCGGCGTCGCGTGCCTTGACGACACTGCCCATGACGGCCACCAGGCTGTGATGATCGAATGCAGCGGACGGTTTCTCGGCGACGACCTTGCCGTCCTTCATGACGATGACCCGGTCGGTTGCCGACAGGATTTCACCGAGGATATGGGAGATCAGGATGATCGACCCGCCGTTTTTCACGAAGACACGCACATAGGCGAGCAATTGCGCCGCAAGGCTTGCGTCCAGTGACGAGGTGGGCTCATCGAGGATCACCAGCTTGACCGGAGTGGAGATAGTGGAGAATGCCGTGGCGATCTCGACCATCTGCCGTTCGGCAATCGAGAGGTCGCCGATGGTGGCTTCCGGCTTGATGCCATGGCCTGGGAAAATCGCATCCAGAGACTGGCCGATGATGGCGGCGGCACGCCTGCGCCAACCCCAGCCGGTCAAGCCGCGATGCATGACGCGGGTGTTCTCGATGACGGTCAGGTTGGGACAAAGCGACAATTCCTGGAAAACGCATCGCACGCCGTGGCTTCGCGCGGCAGCGATACCGTAGCGCTCGATCTTCTCGCCACCGCAACTGACGCTACCGGAATGCAGTGTCAGCCCGCCGTTGATGATGTTGACGATTGTCGATTTCCCCGCGCCGTTGTGACCGACGAGGCCGACGCATTCGCCGGCGGCAATACGGATGGTTACGCCGTCCAGCGCCTTGACTGCGCCGAAATGCACCTTGGCGTCGCTCACCTCAACGACGGCCGGGCCGTGCGTTTTCACGTCCATGACTGGATCTCCCTCTGAAGGACCGACCGCCCGAGGCCAATCGGGCGGCGCAAGGCGGTGGGAGGATGGGTTTTACTTGCTGTCAGCGATGACTTTCTGCGTATCGGCCAGCGAGTACTCGACATTGGCGACACCCCCCGAGGGGGTGGTCGCAAGGTTGGCCTCGAGATTGTCCTGGTTGATTGTCAGGAACGGCACCACCAGGTCCTTCTTCACGGTCTTTCCGTCGAGGATCTGTTGCGCGACCCAGAAGGCCAGCGTCGAAACGCCGGGAGCGATGGACACCGACATGGTTTCGTACTTGGTGGCGTCCTTCTGCTTCTTCCACCAGAGGAGTTCATCCTGGCGATTGCCCATGACGATGGTCGGGATGGGACGTTTTGCCGCCTCGAAGGCCTGGGCCGCGCCATAACCGTCGCCACCCTGGGTCACGACGGCTGCCACTTCCGGCAGGCTCGGCAGGATGCCGGCAACGGCCTTCTGCGCAACATCCTGCGCCCAGTCACCGTGAACGGAGCCGACGATCTTGAACTGCGGAAATTTGGCGACGCCCGCATGGATACCGGCGGAGATTTCATCGTCGACGGAGACGCCGGCGAGGCCGCGGATCTCAAGCAGGTTACCACCGGCGGGGATCTTCTTGGCGAGGTAGTCGACCTGGCTTTCGCCCATGCCCTTGAAGTCGACGGCGATGCGCCAGGCACAGGGTTCGGTCACGATGCCGTCGAACGAGACGACGACGATGCCGGCATCGCAGGCCTCTTTGATGGCGCCATTCAGCGCCGTCGGCGACGCCGCATCGATGACGATGGCGTTGTAACCCTGAAGGATCATGTTCTGGATCTGGGCTGCCTGCTCGGTCGCCTGGTTTTCAGACGTGGTGAATGGGTCTGCGGCAGCGACGACGCCGGACTTGACGGCTTCGCCGGTGACCTTTTCCCAGCTGGTCAGCATGGCCTGGCGCCACGAGTTTCCGGCGTAGTTGTTGGACAGCGCAATCTTCTTGGCGGACGTGTCGGCCATGGCAGCTGCGGGCAGCGCCACGCAGGCAAGCGTCACCGACGTCAGAAGCAGATTTCTGAAATTCATTGTCTCTCTCCCTGTTGACCCGAAATCCCCTCCCGG from Rhizobium rhododendri harbors:
- a CDS encoding ABC transporter substrate-binding protein; protein product: MNFRNLLLTSVTLACVALPAAAMADTSAKKIALSNNYAGNSWRQAMLTSWEKVTGEAVKSGVVAAADPFTTSENQATEQAAQIQNMILQGYNAIVIDAASPTALNGAIKEACDAGIVVVSFDGIVTEPCAWRIAVDFKGMGESQVDYLAKKIPAGGNLLEIRGLAGVSVDDEISAGIHAGVAKFPQFKIVGSVHGDWAQDVAQKAVAGILPSLPEVAAVVTQGGDGYGAAQAFEAAKRPIPTIVMGNRQDELLWWKKQKDATKYETMSVSIAPGVSTLAFWVAQQILDGKTVKKDLVVPFLTINQDNLEANLATTPSGGVANVEYSLADTQKVIADSK
- a CDS encoding ABC transporter permease, yielding MTILTSLMRKPWIWSFVAAFVVWFVTILFTGGASTLGLSQAALTFAAFSIVVGVGQMFVITLGPGNIDLCVPATMTLSGTVALKFMAGENALIAMGLLVAVAVGLAVGLGNYALIKLLRIPPIIATLSMSFIVQSTAIWTNRGLRIKPPEALASFSTGTTLGLPNVALLALVLSLLAYVLLQRTVYGRWAAAIGQSINAARMAGIPVDGVRLTTYVLCAVLAAVCGYLLASFSGGAALNMGQEYLLMSIAVVVIGGTAVAGGDSNVAGIWGASLFMFLVVSMLNTYGFGAGIRLVMTGLIIIGVIVVAGGRSLRNH
- a CDS encoding SMP-30/gluconolactonase/LRE family protein, with the translated sequence MTDASPFEVHDPRFTALFVGSARLEELYSGCRWAEGPVWFDDAQHLLWSDIPNQKMMRWVPDGGVSVFRHASNFSNGNTRDREGRLISCEHGTRRVTRTEVDGSITVLAHSFEGRRLNSPNDVIVRSDGTIWFTDPTYGILSDYEGYKSDPEQGQRNVFRLDPETGDLTAVVSDFLQPNGLAFSPDETKLYIADSGASHEPSAPRHIRVFDVVDGRSLANPKVFCHIDAGIPDGIRFDNQGNLWSSAADGVHCFSPEGVLFGKIKVPQTVANLTFGGPRRNRLFITATTSVYAVYLTTNGAQRP
- a CDS encoding ABC transporter permease — translated: MKLRLSSDTIRLVIPALSLTILLISVFYLQPRAMSYIGLNLLFNLAVPIALATIAQMLVMTVNDLDLSMGSFVSFIACVTATFLQSDPALGIAILLAAVAVYAGLGVLIHIRDLPSIVVTLGMSFVWSGLAILLLPAPGGHAPDWARAVMTSKPPLVPMAIVASVIIALFSHFLIMRSSFGVILRGVGGNARSVERAGWSILAARAATYALAAFFAILAGIALVGLTTSADANIALRYTLLSIAGVILGGGEFVGGRVSPIGAVIGALTLTLAGSFLSFLRISSDWQIGAQGAILIVVLGLRLLLNRMEKREKRA
- a CDS encoding ATP-binding cassette domain-containing protein, translating into MDVKTHGPAVVEVSDAKVHFGAVKALDGVTIRIAAGECVGLVGHNGAGKSTIVNIINGGLTLHSGSVSCGGEKIERYGIAAARSHGVRCVFQELSLCPNLTVIENTRVMHRGLTGWGWRRRAAAIIGQSLDAIFPGHGIKPEATIGDLSIAERQMVEIATAFSTISTPVKLVILDEPTSSLDASLAAQLLAYVRVFVKNGGSIILISHILGEILSATDRVIVMKDGKVVAEKPSAAFDHHSLVAVMGSVVKARDAAPARARAHQAPPLLSAPPRKGKGLPFSAFPGELVGLAGLGGHGQTDILLELYLARTGNWMRRRDAEVTFVAGDRALNGVFPLWSILKNLTIANLNDLSPGGMLRDAKEETLGMSWKERIEIRTKDMDNRILSLSGGNQQKVLFARALATTAPVVLMDDPMRGVDVGTKQEVYAIIRAEAAKGRTFVWYSTEMEEVSLCDRVFVFNEGVIVRELVGPEVTEENILSASFTGVAA